In one window of Methanoculleus chikugoensis DNA:
- the eif1A gene encoding translation initiation factor eIF-1A: MTNTRGTQNNEGDEIIRVRLPKKRNREIFGRADLMLGANHIRVRCEDGVTRTGRIKGKIKKRLWIREGDLLIVVPWSFQDEKCDIVYRYIRPQVDWLKKHNYLSQ, from the coding sequence CTGACAAATACACGAGGGACACAGAATAACGAAGGCGACGAGATCATACGTGTACGGTTGCCGAAGAAGAGGAATCGCGAGATCTTCGGCCGGGCCGACCTGATGCTCGGAGCAAATCACATCCGCGTCCGCTGCGAGGACGGCGTCACGCGCACGGGAAGAATAAAGGGCAAGATCAAGAAGCGGCTCTGGATACGCGAAGGCGACCTCCTGATTGTCGTCCCCTGGAGTTTCCAGGACGAGAAGTGCGATATCGTCTACCGGTACATCAGGCCCCAGGTAGACTGGCTCAAAAAGCACAACTATCTCAGTCAATAA
- a CDS encoding DUF2121 domain-containing protein — translation MTLVIAFIGEQGAVMAGDMREIAFGGDDSLIEELERELYGGSIASDGDLAERAGAIGVTVRVRDDKAKVSQRDGVLVGEVTETEGAKTSRRRLYATKGRYAIADVVDSRLRVTQRGRASNFVVLGNDITKEVANQCIQGMWEGGTIQDALRLIMLTMQIAASVTASVSRTFVLVHTDIAADISGAIANDSRKGQSPD, via the coding sequence ATGACGCTTGTGATCGCTTTCATCGGAGAACAGGGCGCCGTGATGGCGGGAGATATGCGGGAGATCGCGTTCGGAGGGGACGATTCCCTTATCGAAGAGCTGGAGCGCGAACTCTACGGCGGTTCGATCGCCTCCGACGGAGACCTCGCGGAGCGGGCGGGCGCGATCGGGGTGACGGTCCGGGTCAGGGACGACAAAGCCAAGGTCTCGCAGCGAGACGGGGTGCTCGTCGGCGAGGTGACCGAGACGGAGGGGGCGAAGACCTCAAGAAGGAGGCTCTATGCTACGAAGGGGAGGTACGCGATCGCCGATGTCGTCGATTCCCGGCTGCGGGTGACGCAGAGGGGGAGAGCAAGCAACTTCGTGGTGCTCGGGAACGATATCACGAAAGAGGTTGCCAACCAGTGCATCCAGGGGATGTGGGAAGGGGGAACGATCCAGGATGCCCTGCGTCTCATCATGCTCACCATGCAGATAGCGGCAAGCGTAACGGCGTCGGTGAGCAGAACGTTCGTACTGGTGCATACCGATATCGCGGCGGATATCTCGGGGGCTATCGCTAACGATTCCCGAAAAGGACAAAGCCCGGATTGA
- a CDS encoding DEAD/DEAH box helicase, whose amino-acid sequence MARTSAHRPRSAPQTTADLLDPRVRDVVRKRGFTGFSEAQEQAIPRLLAGEHLVLVAPTGTGKTESAMLPVFDRLLETVGAGFKALYITPLRSLNRDILNRMEWWCRELGLSVGVRHGDTPQNERRKQALNAPDLLITTPESLQALFMGKRLREHLKNVRYVIIDEIHELADSKRGAQLAVAIERLAEYAGEFQRIGLSATVGNPDDIGRFLCGARSFSLVEVPVASSLDIGVRFAGEEFGAQARAVGKCLDAPGSTLVFVNTRVTAEALGHHLYSRGDVEVHHGSLSRDVRVDAEERFRKGDVRTLIATSSMELGIDIGHIEHVVQFGSPRQVSRLVQRVGRAGHRLDAVSRGTVLATGFDDLLESLVIARRAKANECERIVPPAGAADVLANQVAAIAVEYGEIEISRIREMIERSNVFAGFGSLLDDVCRQMAEHRLIRIDGTRIVRTGRARRYLIENLSMIHDERKMEIFDMVSRRIVGTLDESFVLGWMHTGAVFITKGQLWCVLEIEGTRITVEPATRAKGEVPSWEGEQIPVPFAVAREVGALRRTRAFGRYSDIPAAIAYAERFIGRMDEGNHPVPSDTLITLENADEGVVCNVCGGHKANEALARALSVLLSARYGTTVGIEVGAYRFLLRLPSEVRSLEVQETLAALEPEHLPGILRLALKRTALFKWKLVQVAKKFGAIDADADYERFSIHRLIDLFDGTVIASEAYRELFSTSMDTDAAQEILTAVHDGRIAVAIGWLSPLGSEGLSSSRDMIPPPMVDQAVIGTLMRRLEKEDVVLFCMNCRKWKSRTVVERVPDKPQCPLCSARLIAALKPWDEDLIPAVKKKNKSEEERAIEVRFLRNANIVLSSGKKAVTALAAKGVGPDVASRILATLSEGDAFYREILKAERNYVKTHRYW is encoded by the coding sequence ATGGCACGTACGTCGGCTCACCGGCCACGCTCTGCCCCGCAGACGACCGCTGACCTCCTCGACCCGCGGGTGCGGGATGTCGTCAGAAAACGCGGGTTCACCGGGTTCTCGGAGGCGCAGGAGCAGGCTATTCCCCGGCTCCTTGCGGGGGAGCACCTGGTCCTGGTGGCGCCGACCGGCACAGGGAAGACCGAGAGCGCGATGCTCCCGGTCTTCGACCGGCTCCTCGAGACCGTCGGTGCGGGGTTCAAGGCGCTCTACATCACGCCCCTCCGGTCCCTGAACCGGGATATCCTTAACCGGATGGAGTGGTGGTGCCGGGAACTCGGTCTCTCGGTCGGCGTCCGGCACGGCGACACGCCGCAGAACGAGCGGCGAAAACAGGCGCTGAACGCCCCCGACCTGCTCATCACCACCCCGGAGTCGCTGCAGGCGCTCTTCATGGGCAAACGTCTCCGCGAGCACCTGAAAAACGTAAGATACGTCATCATCGACGAGATCCATGAGCTCGCCGACAGCAAGCGGGGAGCGCAGCTCGCGGTGGCGATCGAACGCCTTGCCGAATACGCGGGAGAGTTCCAGCGAATCGGCCTTTCGGCGACCGTCGGGAACCCGGACGATATCGGTCGGTTCCTCTGCGGGGCGAGGTCGTTCTCCCTCGTCGAGGTGCCGGTCGCGAGCAGCCTCGATATCGGCGTCCGGTTCGCTGGGGAGGAGTTCGGCGCCCAGGCGCGTGCCGTCGGGAAGTGCCTGGACGCGCCGGGCTCCACCCTCGTCTTCGTCAACACCCGGGTGACCGCCGAAGCGCTCGGCCACCACCTCTACTCCCGCGGGGACGTCGAGGTTCATCACGGCTCGCTCTCGCGGGACGTCAGGGTCGATGCCGAGGAGCGGTTCCGGAAGGGCGACGTTCGGACGCTGATTGCCACGTCCTCGATGGAACTCGGGATCGACATCGGGCACATCGAGCACGTCGTCCAGTTCGGCTCCCCCCGGCAGGTCTCGCGCCTGGTGCAGCGGGTCGGCAGGGCCGGCCACCGTCTCGACGCCGTATCGCGCGGAACCGTCCTTGCAACGGGGTTCGACGACCTCCTGGAATCGCTCGTGATTGCGCGGAGAGCAAAGGCGAACGAGTGCGAACGGATCGTCCCGCCCGCCGGTGCTGCCGACGTGCTCGCGAACCAGGTGGCGGCGATCGCGGTCGAGTACGGCGAGATCGAGATCTCCCGCATCCGGGAGATGATCGAACGGTCGAACGTCTTTGCGGGTTTCGGGTCGCTCCTCGACGACGTCTGCCGCCAGATGGCCGAGCACCGGCTGATCCGGATCGACGGCACCCGGATCGTCCGGACGGGCCGGGCCCGGCGCTACCTCATCGAGAACCTCTCGATGATCCACGACGAGCGCAAGATGGAGATCTTCGATATGGTCTCGCGCCGCATCGTCGGGACGCTCGACGAGTCGTTCGTCCTCGGGTGGATGCACACCGGCGCGGTCTTCATCACGAAGGGCCAGCTCTGGTGCGTGCTCGAGATCGAGGGGACCCGGATCACGGTCGAGCCGGCGACCCGGGCGAAAGGCGAGGTCCCGTCGTGGGAGGGCGAGCAGATCCCGGTGCCGTTCGCCGTCGCCCGGGAGGTCGGGGCGCTCCGAAGAACCCGGGCGTTCGGCCGCTACTCCGATATCCCGGCAGCGATCGCCTACGCGGAGCGGTTCATCGGCCGGATGGACGAGGGGAACCACCCCGTCCCCTCGGACACCCTCATCACCCTCGAGAACGCGGACGAAGGCGTGGTCTGCAACGTCTGCGGCGGGCACAAGGCGAACGAGGCGCTGGCCCGGGCGCTCTCGGTCCTCCTCTCCGCCCGCTACGGGACGACCGTCGGTATCGAGGTCGGGGCCTACCGGTTCCTCCTGCGGCTGCCGTCGGAAGTCCGCTCACTGGAGGTGCAGGAGACCCTCGCGGCGCTCGAACCCGAACACCTCCCGGGGATCCTGAGACTCGCCCTGAAACGGACGGCGCTCTTCAAGTGGAAACTCGTGCAGGTAGCGAAGAAGTTCGGCGCCATCGACGCGGACGCCGACTACGAGCGGTTCAGCATCCACCGGCTCATCGACCTCTTCGACGGCACGGTCATCGCGTCCGAGGCCTACCGGGAGCTCTTCAGCACCTCCATGGACACGGACGCGGCTCAGGAGATCCTCACTGCCGTCCATGACGGCCGCATCGCCGTCGCCATAGGGTGGTTAAGCCCGCTCGGGAGCGAGGGGCTCTCCTCCTCGCGGGACATGATCCCGCCGCCGATGGTCGACCAGGCGGTTATCGGGACACTGATGCGCCGTCTCGAGAAGGAGGACGTCGTCCTCTTCTGCATGAACTGCCGGAAGTGGAAGAGCCGGACGGTCGTCGAGCGCGTCCCCGATAAGCCGCAGTGCCCCCTCTGCAGCGCCCGCCTCATCGCGGCGCTGAAACCCTGGGACGAAGACCTCATCCCGGCGGTGAAGAAGAAGAACAAGTCCGAGGAGGAGCGGGCGATCGAGGTCCGGTTTCTCCGGAACGCAAACATCGTCCTCTCCAGCGGGAAGAAGGCGGTGACCGCCCTTGCGGCAAAAGGCGTCGGCCCGGATGTGGCTTCACGGATCCTCGCGACCCTCTCCGAAGGGGACGCCTTCTACCGGGAGATCCTCAAGGCCGAGCGGAACTACGTGAAGACGCATAGATATTGGTGA
- a CDS encoding SAM-dependent methyltransferase, whose protein sequence is MDTRTFTVKPVGIVHADDESFSIEVAGPFRPALQGLEGFSHIVVLWWGDRVDTPECRIETACRKPYTRGPETIGIFATRSPVRPNPIALSVVPVVDIDTATGIIRVAYIDADDATPVLDIKPYLPATERVREVGVPAWSSHWPQWYEENPGFDWAAEFTFEE, encoded by the coding sequence GTGGATACGCGCACCTTCACCGTAAAACCGGTCGGCATCGTGCATGCCGACGACGAATCGTTCTCGATCGAGGTTGCCGGGCCGTTCCGGCCCGCGCTCCAGGGACTGGAGGGGTTCAGCCATATCGTCGTGCTCTGGTGGGGCGACCGGGTCGATACACCGGAGTGCCGGATCGAGACGGCCTGCAGAAAACCGTACACGAGGGGCCCGGAGACGATCGGGATCTTCGCCACCCGATCACCCGTCCGGCCGAACCCGATCGCGCTCTCGGTTGTTCCGGTCGTCGATATCGATACCGCAACGGGCATCATAAGGGTCGCGTATATCGATGCCGACGACGCGACGCCGGTGCTGGACATCAAGCCCTACCTCCCGGCCACCGAACGGGTTCGGGAAGTGGGCGTGCCTGCCTGGTCGTCTCACTGGCCGCAGTGGTATGAAGAGAACCCGGGGTTCGACTGGGCGGCGGAGTTCACCTTCGAAGAATAG
- a CDS encoding AMP-binding protein has translation MGDEEQKPPSYEDLCANFSIDVPEYYNFGFDVIDAWAKKDRNKLAMIWVDQKGNEKKYTFFDLMRLSNQAVNICLKYGIKKGDRVMLMLPRTPEWWIFVIALIKLGAVYCPATTMLTPKDLKYRIQAADIRMIITMAEHADKVEEIREECPTLAVRLMIDGVRDGWVSYPVELDYPAPCSHKLVNLPGMHRTKATDPLLIFFTSGTTGEPKMVVHNHSYPLGHLVTAQLWHDLHPNDLHLTLSDTGWGKSAWGKLFGQWIVGACIFVYDIRGRFHATEILPLLEKYGITTFCCPPTIYRMLILADLDKFDLADMRHCCSAGEALNPEVIRAWEEGTGRTIYEGYGQTETVLCIGTLPGMKPKPGSMGRPMPGWHIELHDDDGNPVGVGEEGRIAINVEPRPVGLFSGYLNNSEENRKVFSGGFYYTGDKAYMDEDGYFWFIGRDDDVIKSSGYRIGPFEVESAIMEHPAVQEAAVVGSPDVLRGLVVKAFIVLKPGHRPTESLVKDIQKQVKRVTAPYKYPRLIEFVESLPKTISGKIKRHELRELEMRRFMDNNSHNSPGIGEGGE, from the coding sequence ATGGGAGATGAAGAGCAAAAACCACCGTCCTACGAGGACCTGTGCGCCAATTTCTCGATAGACGTCCCTGAATACTATAACTTCGGCTTCGACGTGATCGACGCATGGGCAAAGAAGGACCGGAACAAGCTGGCGATGATCTGGGTTGACCAGAAAGGAAACGAGAAGAAATACACCTTCTTCGACCTCATGCGCCTCTCGAATCAGGCCGTCAACATCTGCCTGAAGTACGGCATCAAGAAAGGCGACCGGGTGATGCTGATGCTCCCCCGGACGCCCGAATGGTGGATCTTCGTCATCGCGCTCATCAAGCTCGGCGCAGTCTACTGCCCCGCGACGACGATGCTGACCCCCAAGGACCTGAAGTACCGCATCCAGGCGGCCGACATCCGGATGATCATTACCATGGCCGAGCACGCGGACAAGGTCGAGGAGATCCGCGAAGAGTGCCCCACACTTGCCGTCCGGCTCATGATCGACGGCGTGCGGGACGGGTGGGTCAGCTACCCCGTCGAGCTCGACTACCCCGCGCCCTGCTCGCATAAACTGGTGAACCTCCCCGGCATGCACCGGACGAAAGCAACCGACCCGCTGCTGATCTTCTTCACCTCCGGCACCACCGGCGAGCCGAAGATGGTGGTCCACAACCACTCCTATCCGCTCGGGCACCTTGTCACCGCGCAGTTGTGGCACGACCTGCACCCGAACGACCTCCACCTGACGCTCTCCGATACCGGCTGGGGGAAGAGCGCGTGGGGGAAACTCTTCGGTCAGTGGATCGTCGGCGCCTGCATCTTTGTCTATGATATCCGGGGCCGGTTCCACGCCACCGAGATCCTCCCGCTGCTGGAGAAGTACGGGATCACGACGTTCTGCTGCCCCCCGACCATCTACCGGATGCTGATCCTCGCCGACCTCGACAAGTTCGATCTCGCCGACATGCGCCACTGCTGCAGCGCCGGCGAAGCTCTCAACCCCGAAGTGATCCGGGCATGGGAGGAAGGGACCGGGAGGACGATCTACGAAGGCTACGGCCAGACCGAGACGGTGCTCTGCATCGGGACGCTTCCCGGCATGAAACCCAAGCCCGGTTCGATGGGAAGGCCGATGCCGGGCTGGCATATCGAACTCCACGACGACGACGGCAACCCGGTGGGCGTCGGGGAGGAAGGGCGGATCGCGATCAACGTCGAGCCCCGGCCGGTCGGGCTCTTCTCCGGTTATCTGAACAACAGCGAAGAGAACCGCAAGGTCTTCTCGGGCGGGTTCTACTACACCGGCGACAAGGCCTATATGGACGAGGACGGCTACTTCTGGTTCATCGGGCGCGACGACGACGTCATCAAATCCTCCGGCTACCGGATCGGGCCGTTCGAGGTCGAGAGCGCCATCATGGAGCACCCGGCCGTCCAGGAGGCGGCGGTCGTCGGGTCGCCCGACGTGCTCCGCGGGCTGGTCGTCAAGGCCTTCATCGTCTTAAAGCCCGGGCACCGGCCCACGGAGTCGCTGGTCAAAGACATCCAGAAGCAGGTCAAGCGGGTGACGGCGCCATACAAATATCCGCGTCTGATCGAGTTCGTGGAGTCGCTCCCGAAGACCATCTCCGGCAAGATCAAGCGGCACGAACTGCGCGAACTGGAGATGCGGCGGTTTATGGACAACAACTCCCACAACTCTCCCGGCATCGGAGAGGGCGGGGAGTGA
- a CDS encoding roadblock/LC7 domain-containing protein translates to MTNNLPDGTVIGEMQAPLRWIFSHTTRFSGVVRIRMQDGEGFMLVRKGEPLAAQFMHPLKSLSGPSALKYFGSQPILDFGLYRYEPQELQVALAVSAEMQALLQPGNGSPVTGYSAENDGQEDIVAGTAENEETPPRDASSGEESDPFGELLRQPGVTAVACFADGLCTSSVGKIDADYTVAVAEDLLRWVLRLQSAVPSNGAFVQMTLFYRGGNIVIAPCGDEYLCIVTRPEVQFGQVRRMIRELQGGV, encoded by the coding sequence ATGACGAATAATTTACCGGACGGAACGGTCATCGGGGAGATGCAGGCGCCGCTCCGGTGGATCTTCTCCCACACGACCCGTTTTTCCGGGGTGGTACGGATCAGGATGCAGGACGGAGAGGGGTTCATGCTGGTGCGGAAGGGAGAACCTCTCGCCGCACAGTTCATGCACCCGCTGAAGTCCCTGAGCGGGCCGTCGGCGTTGAAGTACTTCGGCAGCCAGCCGATCCTCGACTTCGGCCTCTACCGGTACGAACCCCAAGAGTTGCAGGTGGCTCTCGCCGTATCGGCAGAGATGCAGGCCCTCCTGCAGCCCGGCAACGGCTCTCCCGTGACCGGCTATTCCGCGGAGAACGACGGGCAGGAAGATATCGTGGCCGGGACCGCGGAGAACGAAGAGACGCCACCCCGCGATGCATCTTCCGGAGAGGAATCCGATCCGTTCGGGGAGCTGCTCCGGCAACCCGGGGTGACCGCCGTTGCCTGTTTTGCCGACGGCCTCTGCACCTCATCGGTCGGGAAGATCGATGCCGACTATACCGTCGCCGTTGCCGAGGATCTGCTCCGGTGGGTGCTCCGCCTGCAGTCGGCTGTGCCGTCAAACGGGGCGTTCGTGCAGATGACACTCTTTTACCGGGGCGGAAACATCGTCATCGCTCCCTGCGGCGATGAATACCTCTGTATCGTTACCCGGCCGGAGGTGCAGTTCGGCCAGGTACGGCGGATGATCAGGGAGTTACAGGGCGGGGTATGA
- a CDS encoding RNA recognition motif domain-containing protein codes for MESNKLYVGNLTYSVNEEQLKELFSQYGTVNDVRVIERKGFGFVEMSSPEEAEAAKEALNNTVFEGRTMKIDEARPPRPRSDFRRY; via the coding sequence ATGGAAAGCAACAAGCTGTACGTCGGTAACCTCACCTACTCGGTAAATGAAGAGCAACTGAAAGAACTATTCAGCCAGTACGGGACGGTGAACGACGTCAGAGTCATTGAGCGCAAAGGGTTCGGGTTTGTCGAGATGTCCAGCCCCGAAGAGGCTGAGGCAGCAAAGGAAGCCCTGAACAACACTGTATTCGAAGGCCGTACCATGAAGATCGACGAAGCTCGGCCCCCGAGACCGAGAAGCGACTTCCGGCGGTACTAG
- a CDS encoding TATA-box-binding protein: protein MAEKGYESLKIENIVASGVIADAIDLENVSEKIKNCELNTKRFPGAVYRIENPKIASLIFSSGKVVLTGIRKKSDLRPGLEIIMQSLRDAGVETYDVPQVAITNMVCSYDMGRYINLNKVVITLNLENIEYEPEQFPGLVYRIDDPKIVALLFSSGKIILTGGKNIEDIKRGLDFLEQRLENIM from the coding sequence ATGGCTGAGAAGGGATACGAGTCACTGAAAATTGAGAACATCGTTGCCTCCGGGGTGATTGCCGACGCAATCGACCTCGAAAACGTATCTGAAAAAATAAAAAACTGCGAACTGAATACAAAGAGGTTCCCGGGGGCGGTCTACCGCATCGAAAATCCCAAGATTGCATCCCTGATATTCTCCTCGGGAAAAGTGGTGCTCACCGGCATCAGGAAGAAATCCGACCTCCGTCCGGGCCTGGAGATCATCATGCAGTCGCTCCGGGATGCCGGTGTGGAGACCTACGATGTGCCGCAGGTTGCGATCACGAATATGGTCTGTTCGTATGACATGGGGAGGTACATCAACCTGAACAAGGTGGTCATCACCCTCAACCTCGAGAACATCGAGTATGAACCCGAGCAGTTCCCGGGGCTTGTCTACCGCATCGATGACCCGAAGATTGTCGCCCTTCTCTTCAGTTCCGGCAAGATCATCCTGACCGGCGGGAAGAATATTGAAGATATCAAGAGAGGACTGGATTTCCTGGAGCAGCGGCTCGAAAATATCATGTAA
- a CDS encoding DUF2795 domain-containing protein, producing the protein MAEERPSVKGGMASAAQASSVQELSASAFQKYLGGMDYPAGKQDLINHARKNNAPDAVIQVLEMFQDKSFQSAADVSQEFGRVK; encoded by the coding sequence ATGGCAGAAGAGAGACCTTCAGTTAAAGGTGGAATGGCCTCTGCAGCACAGGCTTCCTCCGTCCAGGAACTGAGTGCATCCGCATTCCAGAAGTACCTCGGCGGTATGGACTACCCGGCCGGTAAGCAGGACCTGATCAACCACGCACGGAAGAACAACGCACCCGACGCGGTGATCCAGGTCCTCGAGATGTTCCAGGACAAGTCGTTCCAGTCCGCAGCAGACGTGAGCCAGGAATTCGGCAGGGTCAAATAA
- a CDS encoding HAMP domain-containing protein, whose protein sequence is MADTFSQEIGVFQDGLTIQIPIFYKLMASMLTVAVIPIFLLGIVSAGDTGSVIATLGLQNSIIIMTLLTVFVVFMWSFFLSKSITNPIEQLSKAATSASQGDLTNVEITVTSNDEIGELAVAFNRLINSYMILDTLAKDDAE, encoded by the coding sequence ATGGCTGATACCTTCTCGCAAGAGATCGGGGTATTCCAGGACGGCCTCACCATCCAGATCCCGATCTTCTACAAACTTATGGCGAGCATGCTCACCGTTGCGGTCATCCCCATCTTCCTGCTGGGGATCGTTTCGGCGGGGGACACCGGGAGCGTCATCGCCACGCTCGGCCTGCAGAACAGCATCATCATCATGACCCTGCTCACGGTCTTCGTGGTCTTTATGTGGAGTTTTTTCCTTTCAAAGAGCATCACGAACCCCATCGAGCAGCTCTCGAAGGCCGCGACCAGTGCAAGCCAGGGCGATCTCACAAACGTCGAGATCACGGTGACGAGCAACGATGAGATCGGCGAACTCGCAGTCGCGTTCAACCGCCTGATCAACTCCTACATGATCCTCGACACCCTTGCCAAGGACGACGCCGAGTAG